The stretch of DNA CCCTGCGAGACGACGCACGGGACTGATGAATTATACTGACATTGCGCGACAGCTACGCTCCAAGAAACATGACTCGGCTCTGCTCTCGCCCCATGCGCAGGCCAGCGTGCTCAAGtcggcgctcgacgaggtgaCCAAGTCGGAgcccttcctccccttcccggggtccgtcctgcccgccctggTGGCGCTGCGCAAGACGCACCGGACCATTGTCGAGTCCAAGGCCtacctcgccgcgcaggggCCCGAGACGGACCGCCTGCGTcggcagctcgaggcggaccGCGCGGGGCTGCgggaccagcagctcctgacgggcgcgctcgaggcgcgcatCTCGACGTTGCGGCGCGAGATGACGGACGATCCTTCATCGGGGACtcccgaggacggcgccgagaaAAGGATGGCGGAGCTTGAGGCTAAGAAGAGGCGCTACGACGCGGGGACCAAGAGGCTCATGAAGTCGCTGCTGGGGTTCATCGACAGTCGCCTTGCGGCCAtgttggcggccgaggagctcgggggacccgtcgtcggcgagctaatggacgtggacgccgacgacctcgccgcggggTTCAGCGCCGCGGGCAAGCTCAAGCGCGTCAaggatgggggcggcggcgcaaagcAGGACAAGCGGCAGCGCCGGATCGACGATATCTGgggtggcgacggcacggcagcaAAAGagtttggcggcgaggaggaggacgacgacgaggtgacAGCGGTGGGCAGGCAGATGCGGGAGCtcaccgaggagctgctcaacgcgctggccgaggcccgGGGCGACAACTCGGCGTCGTACGTGCAGCTGGGGcgcgagtcggcggcggcgcggttcCTGGTGCGGTCGCGGGTGGCGCAGCTGCACCCCAAGGACGCGACTCGGCTGCGGCTCGTCGATTTCGGCCGAGAGCTCGAGGACTGACTGATGcgaggtgtgtgtgtgtggtgggtgtatgtatactgtacttttGTCGATGATTgcgtcgacgcccggcggcggccggggcaaAGCGTTGAATGcgatccatccatcacgCTGCACTGATGACGCGACTGCACCATCATGTCTActacgtacgcacgcacgcactgaGAATTGTGCACTTGCT from Purpureocillium takamizusanense chromosome 6, complete sequence encodes:
- a CDS encoding uncharacterized protein (EggNog:ENOG503P2FR) codes for the protein MDSRTRSAEAQDYATSLEYTLKELQRKVKEHEATLDKLRSKKHDSALLSPHAQASVLKSALDEVTKSEPFLPFPGSVLPALVALRKTHRTIVESKAYLAAQGPETDRLRRQLEADRAGLRDQQLLTGALEARISTLRREMTDDPSSGTPEDGAEKRMAELEAKKRRYDAGTKRLMKSLLGFIDSRLAAMLAAEELGGPVVGELMDVDADDLAAGFSAAGKLKRVKDGGGGAKQDKRQRRIDDIWGGDGTAAKEFGGEEEDDDEVTAVGRQMRELTEELLNALAEARGDNSASYVQLGRESAAARFLVRSRVAQLHPKDATRLRLVDFGRELED